One window of the Lytechinus pictus isolate F3 Inbred chromosome 5, Lp3.0, whole genome shotgun sequence genome contains the following:
- the LOC129261758 gene encoding uncharacterized protein K02A2.6-like translates to MLIWFDLVSRGESQRSPNTVRVRAAAVSFDYDIRYRTSQANANADCFSRLPDRKEEPDVQEPENVAICHVDALPMSYEELRNATRKDKTLSRVMRYSLDGWPKRLPEADKDLQGFYGRRFEITIEKGILLWGMRIVVPLKMRSAVLQEVHEGHLGVVKMKAIARSHVWWPGIDAQIEDAAKQCQTCQVVQKQPSPSPLHPWIPATRPMERIHVDFAGPLEGLMFMIVVDAYSKWPEVTIMPNITTEKTIEALRSIFARFGLPQILVSDNGPQFTSAEFTEFMKLNGIVHKRSAPYHPSTNGQAERFVQSVKQALRASKSDAGNVQSRLDRFLLAYRNAAHSVTGESPAALFLNRPLRSRLDNLRPNVTRRFASQLHEQTMQRETHRKTNRLRKFEIGDHVLARDYVGRIRWVPGQIVDREGPLGYKVQVEKGVWRRHVDQLLPRLVKEDGETETPGTEFDLDTEIEKLQSRYNDVGRDPIGIGTREPQTRADLSMLEPSQRMGSMENETNGNQVDFPKPDSFRLRRSDRVRKQPSRLVETM, encoded by the coding sequence ATGCTCATCTGGTTTGATCTGGTGAGCCGGGGTGAATCACAACGCAGCCCGAACACAGtacgtgttcgggctgccgcagtaagCTTTGATTATGATATTCGATATCGTACATCCCAAGCGAATGCCAATGCCGATTGTTTTTCACGGTTACCTGACAGAAAGGAAGAACCGGATGTTCAAGAACCGGAAAATGTAGCTATCTGTCACGTAGATGCTTTACCGATGAGTTATGAGGAATTGCGCAACGCGACGCGCAAGGACAAGACACTGTCGAGAGTAATGCGCTATTCTCTAGATGGGTGGCCTAAGCGGTTACCGGAAGCAGACAAAGATCTGCAAGGCTTCTATGGGCGCAGATTCGAGATTACCATAGAAAAAGGAATTTTGTTATGGGGAATGCGAATCGTGGTACCACTGAAAATGCGCAGTGCAGTTTTGCAAGAAGTACATGAAGGGCACTTAGGCGTAGTCAAAATGAAGGCCATTGCGCGCAGCCATGTATGGTGGCCTGGCATTGATGCGCAAATTGAAGATGCGGCGAAGCAATGTCAAACATGTCAGGTGGTTCAGAAGCAACCATCGCCAAGTCCATTGCATCCATGGATCCCAGCAACGCGGCCTATGGAGAGGATTCATGTAGATTTTGCGGGTCCCTTGGAAGGACTGATGTTCATGATTGTTGTTGATGCATATAGTAAATGGCCAGAGGTGACTATTATGCCAAATATTACTACCGAGAAAACCATTGAAGCATTGAGAAGCATATTTGCAAGATTTGGACTACCACAGATCCTAGTATCGGACAATGGTCCACAGTTTACATCCGCGGAATTCACAGAATTCATGAAGTTGAATGGAATAGTGCATAAGCGAAGCGCGCCCTATCATCCGAGTACAAATGGGCAGGCCGAGCGTTTCGTACAATCAGTGAAACAAGCACTGAGAGCATCCAAATCAGACGCAGGAAATGTTCAGTCGAGATTGGACAGATTTCTTTTGGCATACCGGAATGCCGCACATTCGGTTACGGGCGAATCTCCCGCAGCGTTGTTCTTGAATAGACCTTTGCGTAGTAGGTTGGATAACCTCCGCCCTAACGTCACAAGAAGGTTTGCGAGCCAATTACACGAGCAAACCATGCAGAGAGAAACACACAGGAAGACCAATAGATTGCGAAAATTTGAGATAGGTGACCATGTTTTGGCCCGTGATTATGTAGGAAGGATTAGATGGGTACCAGGTCAAATAGTAGACAGGGAAGGTCCTTTAGGATACAAAGTACAGGTTGAGAAAGGGGTATGGCGAAGACATGTAGATCAATTGTTGCCTAGATTAGTAAAGGAAGATGGAGAGACTGAAACTCCAGGTACAGAGTTTGACTTAGATACAGAGATAGAAAAGTTACAGAGTAGATACAATGATGTTGGTAGAGATCCAATAGGTATTGGTACCAGGGAGCCTCAAACTAGGGCAGATTTGTCTATGCTAGAACCATCTCAACGAATGGGTAGtatggaaaatgaaacaaatgggAATCAGGTGGATTTTCCCAAACCTGACAGCTTCAGGTTGAGAAGATCTGACAGGGTAAGAAAGCAACCCAGTAGACTTGTTGAAACTATGTGA
- the LOC135154105 gene encoding uncharacterized protein LOC135154105, translating into MANVSNFGQLGDEDFDCYIERFELHLVAHGYEVPQATAPGGAQQTPAERALERKVVAVFLNALGADVYKRARDLLAPAKPADQSYHELKAVLRRHYKKTPITVAERRKFIRRDQAQGESTKDYVVQLKHLSLNCEFADKLDEQLRDRFISGIKDEGTALKLMERSAENPNLSFQDAVSFALDREVTLGEAKAMRTGSDGVSVHAVADQRRRAGSMFSGQGNPGQRQGYPGARQGNPGASHLSKRSGTGRQQNQHKDFECFRCGQQGHLAKGCSFRGQCRKCGKKGHIARKCRSKDCEKYKFDVKKDRDSNQKRDVKRSSVKKVGANETQEEYDRYDDRHTGHNEDYDRTTMFKNEVHSVGNSEGNAPPPIIVEVEIEGHKIAMELDTGSGVSIIPYSMYMQYFTHIPLESSVKVFVSISPGETVPRGKIEVEVKYGSFRGSLMLYVVDTEFVLFGRDWLSCIKLDWAAIISQSGRSTSYSSRSTEAVTAVHSLDKILGKHDRLFEQRLGRLTKVKAHITVREDAQPVVTKPFRVPYAMKGAVEKELTRLQENGVLTQVEHSQWSTGIVAVPKKDGSVRICGNYKTTVNPNLEPVPPPNINVEDILANLNGGVLFSKLDLAHAYNQLELDEESKKYLILSTHKGLFQQNRLVFGITSAPSIWQQTIEQVLQGLPGVQVYLDDILVTGRTELEHYENLDKVLTRLEERNLTLRQEKCRFAQESIEFLGHVIDRSGVHKTPDKMKKLEELERPQSVSELRSYLGLLNYYRKFIPNLAHEIAPLTDLLKSERKFVWNIEAERAFLRSKSLLKSSGFLAHFDPTLPMTVATDASPIGIGAVLSQIYASGEERPVMFASRALTKAERNYPQIEREALAIVFALRRFHMYIFGRKFTLVTDNKPLTAIFGPYKSLPALAAERMQRWAMYLAGFDFAPGTSTRRL; encoded by the coding sequence ATGGCAAATGTGAGTAATTTCGGACAGTTGGGGGACGAGGACTTTGATTGTTATATCGAACGCTTTGAGCTTCATTTGGTAGCGCACGGCTACGAGGTCCCACAGGCGACTGCACCGGGCGGCGCCCAGCAGACTCCGGCGGAGAGAGCGTTGGAGAGGAAGGTGGTGGCAGTGTTTCTGAATGCGTTAGGAGCAGATGTTTATAAGAGAGCTAGGGATTTGTTAGCCCCAGCTAAGCCGGCAGATCAATCGTACCATGAGCTGAAAGCAGTATTACGCAGACATTATAAGAAGACACCGATTACTGTAGCGGAAAGACGAAAGTTTATCCGAAGGGATCAGGCACAGGGAGAGTCTACGAAAGACTATGTTGTGCAGCTGAAACATTTGAGTCTGAATTGTGAGTTTGCTGATAAGCTCGATGAACAGCTTCGTGATAGGTTTATCAGCGGAATTAAGGATGAAGGAACAGCCTTAAAGTTGATGGAAAGGTCAGCAGAGAACCCCAACTTGTCATTCCAGGATGCTGTGTCTTTTGCCCTGGATCGTGAGGTCACGCTGGGAGAAGCGAAAGCTATGAGAACGGGGTCAGATGGTGTTTCTGTGCACGCAGTAGCTGATCAGAGGAGGAGAGCAGGATCAATGTTTTCTGGTCAGGGCAATCCCGGCCAGCGCCAGGGTTATCCCGGCGCGCGTCAGGGCAATCCCGGCGCATCGCACCTGTCTAAGAGGTCTGGAACAGGAAGACAGCAGAACCAGCACAAGGACTTTGAGTGTTTTCGTTGCGGACAGCAAGGACATTTGGCGAAAGGGTGCAGCTTCCGAGGACAGTGCAGAAAATGTGGAAAGAAGGGGCATATTGCTAGAAAATGCAGGAGCAAAGACTGTGAAAAGTATAAATTTGATGTAAAGAAAGACAGAGACAGTAATCAAAAGAGAGACGTTAAGAGAAGTAGTGTTAAGAAGGTTGGTGCAAATGAAACACAAGAAGAGTATGATAGGTATGATGATAGGCACACTGGCCATAATGAGGATTATGATCGTACTACTATGTTCAAGAATGAGGTTCACTCAGTTGGTAATTCAGAGGGTAATGCCCCACCCCCAATAATAGTAGAGGTAGAGATAGAGGGTCACAAGATCGCTATGGAGTTGGACACCGGTTCAGGTGTTAGTATAATTCCGTACAGCATGTATATGCAGTATTTTACTCATATTCCTCTAGAGTCTAGTGTAAAGGTGTTCGTGTCAATAAGTCCAGGTGAGACTGTACCTCGAGGTAAGATAGAGGTAGAAGTAAAATATGGGAGCTTCAGAGGTAGTTTGATGTTGTACGTTGTAGACACCGAGTTTGTGTTATTCGGCAGAGATTGGTTGAGTTGTATAAAGTTAGATTGGGCTGCAATAATCTCTCAGTCTGGTAGAAGTACTAGTTATAGTTCGCGAAGTACTGAGGCAGTTACGGCAGTGCATAGCTTAGATAAGATTTTGGGCAAACATGATCGCTTGTTTGAGCAGCGGCTAGGCCGTCTGACAAAAGTCAAGGCGCATATCACAGTACGCGAAGATGCACAGCCGGTCGTAACAAAACCGTTTCGGGTACCTTATGCGATGAAGGGAGCAGTGGAAAAAGAATTGACGCGCTTGCAAGAAAATGGCGTACTTACCCAGGTGGAGCACAGCCAATGGAGCACAGGCATAGTGGCCGTGCCCAAGAAAGACGGTAGCGTACGAATTTGCGGTAACTATAAGACCACAGTGAATCCAAATCTCGAACCGGTACCTCCTCCAAATATCAATGTCGAAGATATTCTAGCGAATTTGAATGGAGGGGTCCTCTTTTCGAAGTTAGACTTGGCACATGCGTACAATCAGTTGGAACTCGATGAAGAGTCAAAGAAGTATTTGATACTCTCAACCCACAAGGGTCTGTTTCAACAGAATCGACTCGTGTTTGGAATTACCAGCGCACCGAGCATTTGGCAGCAGACGATTGAACAAGTTTTGCAAGGACTCCCGGGTGTCCAAGTATACCTAGACGACATTTTAGTAACCGGTCGTACTGAGCTAGAGCACTACGAGAATCTAGACAAAGTGCTCACGCGCTTAGAAGAGAGAAATCTCACTCTAAGGCAGGAGAAATGCAGGTTTGCGCAAGAATCGATTGAGTTTTTGGGGCATGTCATTGATAGGAGCGGAGTACATAAGACCCCCGACAAAATGAAGAAGCTCGAGGAGCTAGAAAGACCACAAAGTGTTTCAGAGTTGAGGTCTTATTTAGGCCTATTGAACTATTACAGGAAGTTCATACCTAATTTGGCCCACGAAATCGCGCCGCTTACAGACTTATTGAAGTCAGAACGAAAATTTGTGTGGAATATCGAAGCAGAGCGAGCATTTCTACGCTCCAAGTCATTGTTGAAATCATCGGGATTTCTTGCACATTTTGATCCGACTTTACCGATGACGGTTGCCACGGATGCCAGTCCGATAGGAATAGGGGCGGTTCTATCGCAAATTTATGCGAGTGGTGAGGAAAGGCCAGTCATGTTTGCCTCACGTGCGTTGACAAAGGCAGAACGCAATTATCCGCAAATAGAGAGAGAAGCGTTGGCGATAGTGTTCGCACTTAGAAGATTCCACATGTATATATTCGGTCGTAAGTTCACACTGGTGACTGACAATAAGCCACTCACAGCTATATTCGGACCGTACAAGAGCTTGCCTGCTCTAGCAGCCGAACGGATGCAGCGATGGGCGATGTACCTGGCAGGCTTTGATTTTGCCCCGGGAACCTCGACACGACGTCTTTAG